From a single Pirellulales bacterium genomic region:
- a CDS encoding tetratricopeptide repeat protein yields MAFLFVFALITAWRFEIVASPPYWDSAMGLFLEANFLADTNFDYPRLWLQEKRFVEGGSAIYLISVLPTVVAALMKTLPAPRDVFIAYHLLTFACAAGIALTMFAIVRRRSGALVAVLSAAAALTTPLLATQIDMLGMDVPMVFCALLAIGAMLEGRNFTAFGLVLVAAACKMIGAIVGAAWFAYLVVATAARYPRATAHWRRRLWLALGTSLLLVDGLVLLVVYLSTQATSQAENYEHDTTRGMAVMADLPYWCPDILSVAAVALLGTLVAAGVIAGRHRRRRELTASRRLIGLWQALVLNEPLYLFAWLIVALMVVALAVAYTIPRYLCLPLVCVYLIVGTLLGRTAWTRTLGSAALAVVIGLNLANSDGRFFPAIPTEAAVDLRTGAVLERSREYLLDHRANQLAVRYLAEHCSSRPIVAGNPLVHFLSLPRLGYVARPLSGVSVNSFTTSTFRPADTVLDDAPTDPVFVYLNNRFRQNATGEIPLPDPRDRVLFRDGFPGSPLLIYERYIPAAASDAGLRIVTTLWPVDRLHARGRYLAGLGQRQRARQMFELALRLDPTRHETRFELARLLLQDGDHARAREQLQRILADRPKETAPRKLLAEIALAERDFSAAEQQLQMVQQLAPDDVQVEELLGNVYLQSGRTELALAAFERLAARANDRAAGYLLASSVLVKSKRFDEARSRLERARQLESENPAVDLGWGDLLAQTGDFHRALDHYQRALALRPGWVAALNRLAWLLATCPSAPQRDGAQAVALAESMCRQTDHPSAGMLDTLAAAYAEAGDFATAIATATRAIDLARQHGDETAVRTYQARLALYRDQLPYHERPQ; encoded by the coding sequence GTGGCGTTCCTGTTTGTCTTCGCGCTGATCACGGCCTGGCGCTTCGAGATCGTCGCTTCGCCGCCCTATTGGGACTCGGCGATGGGGCTGTTTCTCGAGGCCAATTTTCTGGCCGACACGAACTTCGACTACCCGCGCCTGTGGCTGCAGGAAAAGCGATTCGTCGAAGGGGGCTCGGCGATTTATCTCATCAGCGTGTTGCCGACCGTCGTGGCGGCGCTGATGAAGACGCTGCCCGCGCCCCGCGACGTGTTCATCGCCTATCACCTGCTGACGTTTGCGTGCGCCGCGGGGATCGCGTTGACGATGTTTGCCATCGTCCGTCGGCGGTCGGGAGCGCTCGTGGCCGTCCTCTCGGCCGCCGCCGCGTTGACGACGCCCCTGCTGGCCACGCAGATCGACATGTTGGGAATGGACGTACCGATGGTGTTCTGCGCCTTGCTGGCCATCGGGGCGATGCTAGAAGGGCGCAATTTCACGGCGTTCGGACTGGTGCTCGTCGCCGCGGCCTGCAAGATGATCGGCGCGATCGTCGGCGCGGCCTGGTTCGCCTATCTCGTCGTGGCCACGGCCGCGCGCTATCCACGCGCAACCGCGCATTGGCGGCGGCGCTTGTGGCTGGCCCTGGGCACCAGCCTGTTGTTGGTCGATGGCCTGGTGCTGTTGGTCGTCTATCTGTCGACCCAGGCGACAAGCCAGGCCGAAAACTACGAGCACGACACCACGCGCGGCATGGCCGTGATGGCGGACCTGCCGTATTGGTGCCCCGACATTCTGTCGGTTGCCGCCGTCGCCCTCTTGGGCACCCTGGTCGCGGCTGGCGTCATTGCCGGGCGGCATCGCCGCAGACGCGAACTCACCGCCAGCCGGCGTCTCATCGGACTCTGGCAGGCGCTCGTCCTGAACGAGCCGCTGTATTTGTTCGCGTGGCTGATTGTCGCGCTGATGGTCGTGGCCCTGGCCGTGGCCTACACGATCCCCCGATATCTCTGCCTGCCGCTGGTCTGCGTATATCTGATCGTCGGCACGTTGCTGGGGCGCACAGCGTGGACACGAACGCTGGGGTCGGCCGCCTTGGCGGTCGTCATCGGTCTGAATCTCGCCAACTCCGACGGCCGGTTTTTTCCGGCCATTCCCACGGAGGCCGCCGTCGATCTGCGCACCGGCGCGGTGCTCGAGCGGAGCCGCGAATATTTGCTCGACCACCGCGCCAATCAGTTAGCGGTGCGCTACCTGGCCGAACATTGCAGTAGCCGCCCGATCGTGGCGGGCAACCCCCTGGTGCATTTCCTGTCGCTGCCGCGCTTGGGATATGTGGCTCGCCCGTTGTCGGGCGTGTCGGTGAACTCGTTTACCACGTCCACGTTTCGGCCGGCCGATACCGTGCTCGACGACGCGCCTACCGATCCGGTCTTCGTGTATCTCAACAACCGCTTTCGACAAAACGCGACGGGCGAGATTCCGCTGCCCGATCCTCGCGATCGCGTGCTGTTTCGCGATGGCTTTCCCGGTTCGCCACTGCTCATCTACGAGAGATACATTCCGGCAGCGGCCAGCGACGCCGGACTGCGCATCGTGACGACGCTCTGGCCGGTCGACCGGTTACACGCTCGCGGCCGCTATCTGGCCGGCCTCGGCCAACGCCAGCGCGCCAGGCAAATGTTCGAGCTCGCCTTGCGGCTCGATCCCACGCGCCACGAAACCCGGTTTGAGCTGGCGCGGCTGCTGTTGCAGGACGGCGACCACGCGCGCGCCCGAGAGCAGTTGCAGCGGATCCTGGCCGACCGGCCGAAGGAAACTGCGCCGCGCAAGCTGTTGGCCGAGATTGCGCTCGCCGAGCGCGATTTTTCCGCGGCCGAGCAGCAGCTGCAAATGGTCCAGCAACTCGCGCCCGACGACGTGCAGGTCGAAGAACTGCTCGGCAATGTCTACCTTCAATCGGGCCGTACGGAGCTGGCGCTCGCCGCGTTTGAGCGACTTGCAGCCCGGGCCAACGATCGTGCCGCCGGGTATCTCCTGGCGTCAAGCGTGCTCGTGAAATCAAAGCGTTTCGACGAGGCGCGCAGCCGGCTCGAGCGCGCCCGACAACTGGAGAGCGAGAATCCGGCCGTGGATCTCGGTTGGGGCGATCTGCTGGCCCAGACCGGCGATTTCCATCGAGCCCTGGATCACTACCAGCGAGCCCTGGCGTTGCGCCCAGGCTGGGTCGCAGCGCTCAACCGCCTGGCCTGGCTGCTGGCGACTTGCCCGTCGGCGCCGCAGCGCGATGGCGCGCAAGCCGTCGCGCTGGCCGAGTCGATGTGCCGGCAGACTGACCATCCCAGCGCGGGTATGCTCGACACGTTGGCCGCAGCCTATGCCGAAGCGGGGGATTTCGCGACCGCGATCGCCACCGCGACCCGCGCGATCGACCTGGCCCGTCAACACGGCGACGAAACAGCCGTGCGAACCTACCAAGCGCGGTTGGCGCTTTACCGGGATCAGCTTCCGTACCACGAACGCCCGCAGTAA
- the rph gene encoding ribonuclease PH: MRPDGRAPDQLRTLRVKRRYTRSAPGSVLLQAGRTTVLCTASVDLQVPPWMKDENRGWVTAEYNMLPGSTSPRKRRDRGGSVDGRTTEIQRLIGRSLRAVVDLAALGPRTITVDCDVLEADGGTRTASITGAWLALADALATLEPVSPAPVLRDSVAAISVGIVAGRPVLDLDYQEDSRAEVDMNVVMTGAGQFVEVQGTGEGSTFSEKQLAALLKLARGGITTLGKFQRKTLGRNWPLGV, from the coding sequence ATGCGACCCGACGGACGCGCTCCCGACCAGCTCCGAACCCTGCGCGTCAAGCGGCGCTACACGCGTTCGGCCCCCGGCAGCGTGCTGCTCCAAGCCGGCCGTACGACCGTGCTCTGCACGGCCAGCGTCGATTTGCAGGTGCCGCCCTGGATGAAGGATGAAAACCGGGGCTGGGTCACGGCCGAGTACAACATGCTGCCCGGCAGCACCAGCCCGCGCAAACGCCGCGATCGGGGCGGCAGTGTCGACGGCCGCACCACCGAGATCCAACGACTGATCGGCCGCAGCCTGCGTGCCGTCGTCGACCTCGCCGCCCTGGGCCCGCGAACGATCACCGTCGATTGCGACGTGCTCGAAGCCGACGGCGGCACGCGCACCGCGAGCATCACCGGCGCCTGGCTCGCCCTGGCCGATGCCCTGGCGACGCTCGAACCCGTCTCGCCGGCACCGGTGCTTCGCGATAGCGTCGCGGCCATCAGCGTGGGCATCGTGGCGGGCCGCCCGGTGCTCGACCTCGACTACCAGGAAGACTCGCGCGCCGAGGTCGACATGAACGTCGTCATGACCGGCGCAGGCCAGTTCGTCGAGGTGCAAGGCACCGGCGAAGGCAGCACGTTCAGCGAAAAGCAACTGGCCGCTCTGCTCAAACTGGCCCGCGGCGGCATCACGACGCTGGGCAAGTTTCAGCGCAAAACTTTGGGGAGGAATTGGCCACTCGGGGTGTAG